One stretch of Zingiber officinale cultivar Zhangliang chromosome 6B, Zo_v1.1, whole genome shotgun sequence DNA includes these proteins:
- the LOC121992142 gene encoding GATA transcription factor 26-like isoform X2, with protein MGKHGPCCHCGVTSTPLWRNGPPEKPVLCNACGSRWRTKGSLTNYIPLHAREAFDTAELKVPKVIAFRSNEQKLHKNNQNKWKFESECEMQYYGQNFCKFIEGDTSNRSSSGSAVSGSNSCLHYGTDDASNITGSVQSNACDSLIPSKKRSFVTRPKLSVEKLIKELYSIWHEEQASNLSINSEDDLLYSCSTPLGSIEIGYGSVLIKTASSKSVEEESEASSFPVDKSYNTNYALSKKIDGESDRPITQNLAGLSDLSSLKRKHERQNQIHSDLKGTARSPKRVRHSGDDNPPSKCLTQLDSSHDAACFSPRRVSAVLPDKSSTFSSPTQFIADSCESKMLLNVPTNTSIAEAELLYHPWKKKTNRNGSPSVVDM; from the exons ATGGGAAAGCACGGACCTTGCTGCCATTGTGGAGTCACAA GCACTCCTCTCTGGAGGAATGGACCGCCCGAGAAACCAGTATTATGCAATGCATGTGGTTCCAGATGGAGAACCAAGGGTTCCTTGACAAACTATATACCACTCCATGCCCGAGAAGCTTTTGATACTGCTGAGTTAAAAGTGCCAAAAGTAATAGCCTTCAGATCCAATGAACAGAAGTTGCATAAAAACAATCAAAACAAATGGAAATTTGAAAGTGAATGTGAAATGCAATATTACGGTCAGAATTTCTGCAAGTTCATCGAGGGTGATACAAGCAATCGTTCAAGTTCTGGGTCAGCCGTATCAGGTTCAAACAGCTGTTTGCACTACGGCACTGATGATGCCAGCAATATAACAG GTTCGGTGCAATCAAATGCCTGTGATTCACTGATTCCTTCTAAGAAGAGATCATTTGTTACTCGTCCGAAGCTTTCTGTtgagaaactaataaaagaattaTATTCCATATGGCATGAAGAGCAGGCTTCTAATCTGTCTATAAACTCAGAAGATGATCTGCTTTATAGCTGCAGTACCCCACTCGGTTCAATTGAGATTGGGTATGGAAGCGTACTCATTAAAACTGCTAGCTCAAAATCAGTAGAAGAGGAATCAGAAGCTAGCTCATTTCCAGTGGATAAATCATACAATACCAAT TATGCATTGTCTAAGAAGATTGACGGAGAAAGTGACAGACCAATCACTCAAAATCTTGCGGGCCTTTCCGATTTGTCATCTCTTAAAAGGAAGCATGAGAGGCAAAACCAGATCCATTCAG ATTTGAAAGGCACTGCAAGAAGCCCCAAAAGAGTGCGCCATTCTGGGGACGATAACCCACCTTCAAAATGCTTAACTCAGCTGGATTCCAGTCATGATGCAGCTTGCTTCAGTCCTAGAAGAGTTTCTGCAGTTCTTCCTGACAAGAGCTCTACCTTTTCATCTCCAACGCAGTTCATCGCCGACAGCTGTGAAAGTAAAATGCTTCTTAATGTGCCTACAAACACATCAATTGCTGAAGCAGAACTGCTGTACCATCCATGGAAGAAGAAAACAAACCGAAATGGATCGCCGAGTGTAGTTGACATGTGA
- the LOC121992142 gene encoding GATA transcription factor 26-like isoform X1, translating to MGKHGPCCHCGVTSTPLWRNGPPEKPVLCNACGSRWRTKGSLTNYIPLHAREAFDTAELKVPKVIAFRSNEQKLHKNNQNKWKFESECEMQYYGQNFCKFIEGDTSNRSSSGSAVSGSNSCLHYGTDDASNITVSIPGSVQSNACDSLIPSKKRSFVTRPKLSVEKLIKELYSIWHEEQASNLSINSEDDLLYSCSTPLGSIEIGYGSVLIKTASSKSVEEESEASSFPVDKSYNTNYALSKKIDGESDRPITQNLAGLSDLSSLKRKHERQNQIHSDLKGTARSPKRVRHSGDDNPPSKCLTQLDSSHDAACFSPRRVSAVLPDKSSTFSSPTQFIADSCESKMLLNVPTNTSIAEAELLYHPWKKKTNRNGSPSVVDM from the exons ATGGGAAAGCACGGACCTTGCTGCCATTGTGGAGTCACAA GCACTCCTCTCTGGAGGAATGGACCGCCCGAGAAACCAGTATTATGCAATGCATGTGGTTCCAGATGGAGAACCAAGGGTTCCTTGACAAACTATATACCACTCCATGCCCGAGAAGCTTTTGATACTGCTGAGTTAAAAGTGCCAAAAGTAATAGCCTTCAGATCCAATGAACAGAAGTTGCATAAAAACAATCAAAACAAATGGAAATTTGAAAGTGAATGTGAAATGCAATATTACGGTCAGAATTTCTGCAAGTTCATCGAGGGTGATACAAGCAATCGTTCAAGTTCTGGGTCAGCCGTATCAGGTTCAAACAGCTGTTTGCACTACGGCACTGATGATGCCAGCAATATAACAG TTTCCATTCCAGGTTCGGTGCAATCAAATGCCTGTGATTCACTGATTCCTTCTAAGAAGAGATCATTTGTTACTCGTCCGAAGCTTTCTGTtgagaaactaataaaagaattaTATTCCATATGGCATGAAGAGCAGGCTTCTAATCTGTCTATAAACTCAGAAGATGATCTGCTTTATAGCTGCAGTACCCCACTCGGTTCAATTGAGATTGGGTATGGAAGCGTACTCATTAAAACTGCTAGCTCAAAATCAGTAGAAGAGGAATCAGAAGCTAGCTCATTTCCAGTGGATAAATCATACAATACCAAT TATGCATTGTCTAAGAAGATTGACGGAGAAAGTGACAGACCAATCACTCAAAATCTTGCGGGCCTTTCCGATTTGTCATCTCTTAAAAGGAAGCATGAGAGGCAAAACCAGATCCATTCAG ATTTGAAAGGCACTGCAAGAAGCCCCAAAAGAGTGCGCCATTCTGGGGACGATAACCCACCTTCAAAATGCTTAACTCAGCTGGATTCCAGTCATGATGCAGCTTGCTTCAGTCCTAGAAGAGTTTCTGCAGTTCTTCCTGACAAGAGCTCTACCTTTTCATCTCCAACGCAGTTCATCGCCGACAGCTGTGAAAGTAAAATGCTTCTTAATGTGCCTACAAACACATCAATTGCTGAAGCAGAACTGCTGTACCATCCATGGAAGAAGAAAACAAACCGAAATGGATCGCCGAGTGTAGTTGACATGTGA